The following coding sequences are from one Gossypium hirsutum isolate 1008001.06 chromosome A12, Gossypium_hirsutum_v2.1, whole genome shotgun sequence window:
- the LOC107935852 gene encoding protein CHROMATIN REMODELING 4 isoform X7: MKDISSLNSKMINRNWVLKRKRRKLPCGPSLANGKEENLLSESPRSSSAKRRLKGEISTDQSSSKKKGNDGYYYECVICDLGGNLLCCDNCPRTYHLQCLDPPLKRIPMGKWQCPKCCKKTDSLKPITHLDSISKRARSKTIKTKAQTGIKSPTTEKVSRIFGTSIIAKKRSSSSKGKSDVAQGVDTLKKEPETSHIDVPSTPKPSLTSIGGAEEGGASCVNVDDEKTPVASPTGSSAERKLTPVAGGSSCMNVDDGMKPVASPTGSSAERKLNPVAGEVLSHSKSTNSEKNDEAPEAKHELSCDNESPTDKVVLAIGVATRKDRKRKQKVSDEASQKKRKSDKGKRTVSTSKKKGSKANNIGPGTSKTHQKQKQKPVNHGVSASLSKDDDGSKNFDTQKKDELSEGAEQQSDELDKGILNPPLRCEDSVPAELLQVDRVLGCRVQVNPSRLSEENSVCDIDSDTVTAENLTEGCPKTLKGSDKEESTKNDVRVDKMNVYRRSVTKKCKGGDSLDLLNKDTKDSDCAIINGKDQDESVVSVEDSGKRNEKTVVEELTADVNVKSHGATEAPKVCETPAKTKEMGAEMKIRSSVENKVQEPAVTESACSKEETVSYEFFVKWVGMSHMHNSWISESQLKILAKRKLENYKAKYGTTVINICEEKWKKPQRVISLRVTNNGREAFVKWTGLPYDECTWERLDEPVLQQSSHLINLFEQFERQTLEKDATKDEARAKGEQQHDIVTLADQPKELKGGSLFPHQLEALNWLRRCWHKSKNVILADEMGLGKTVSAVAFISSLYFEFKATLPCLVLVPLSTMPNWLAEFSLWAPDLNVVEYHGCAKARAIIRQYEWHASDSNELSRKTASYKFNVLLTTYEMILVDSSHLRGVPWEVLVVDEGHRLKNSGSKLFSLLNTFSFQHRVLLTGTPLQNNIGEMYNLLNFLQPASFPSLSSFEEKFNDLTTAEKVEELKKLVAPHMLRRLKRDAMQNIPPKTERMVPVELSSIQAEYYRAMLTKNYQILRNIGKGVAQQSMLNIVMQLRKVCNHPYLIPGTEPESGSLEFLHEMRIKASAKLTLLHSMLKVLYREGHRVLIFSQMTKLLDILEDYLTIEFGPKTYERVDGSVSVADRQTAISRFNQDKSRFVFLLSTRSCGLGINLATADTVIIYDSDFNPHADIQAMNRAHRIGQSNRLLVYRLVVRASVEERILQLAKKKLMLDQLFVNKSGSQKEVEDILRWGTEELFIDSSSGKDSGEGKNNKEDALVDTDHKHRKRVGGLGDVYQDKCTDGSNKIVWDESAILKLLDRTNLQSGPTDAEGDLENDMLGSVKSVEWNDETTEEPGGGESPSAVADDILEQTSEKKEDNVLNGTEENEWDKLLRVRWEKYQSEEEAALGRGKRQRKAVSYREAYTPHPNETTTEQSGGEEEKEPETEPERDYTPAGRALKAKYTKLRARQKERLARRNAIEEVRPSEGFPGLESVAQCPSINGREGDHVNQSDQQSDKDKCLIIDLEDDKHAQSLDEPKNKDDSILRLGRLSKHKTSGQLDLSVNPLHQSSPDMILPSSNHQGTSYNQSLPSNNLLPVLGLCAPNASQFDSFHKNFSRSNCRQGRPGTGPEFPFNLAPTTGASIEKEAKGQETTLDKFKLQDSPPEVLQRLKIGNQDSWLPFNPYPSASSQGKIFDRLESSGASSSDFQEKMPLPNLPFDEKLLPRFSLPTKGMMTSHHDLLPSLSLGSRLDAVTESVQDLPTMPLLPNLKYPPQDVPRYNQQERDMPPTLGLGQLPPISSFPENHRRVLENIMMRTGSGSGSGNLYKKKSKVEGWSEDELDFLWIGVRRHGRGSWDAMLRDPRLRFSKYKTSEDLAARWEEEQLKILDGPAFPVQKFPKLTKTTKPSSLFPSIPDGMMTRALQGSRFVAPSKFQTHLTDMKLGFGDLASSLPHFELSDQLGLQNDSFPPIPTWNPDKSRANFSGDSVAGPSDRPGPSVSVPGEKPFFLNSFGASNLGSSLNCSSSPDLHRKEDDYGSMKHGKLPSVLDKSLNMLRDSLNNGGNGESASSGFLSDPNKGLNLSYSKGKEVAGNSSSKNKLPHWLREAVSTPAKPPDPDLPPTVSAIAQSVRVLYGEDKPTIPPFVVPGPPPPQPKDPRHSLKKKKKRKSHIFRQVLPDTAGSSSLSPACSIPLAPPFQLLPQSVTGTAGLPLIESDYSRSPRNLSMMNPSSSSAYLIPPKKSSMGLSPSPEVLQLVASCVAPGPHLSLTSGMTNSSLHDGKLPLPKSVNEVGYPDSLGVSVKGKTKLSPTIDVQDQSPEERQDEPDCGDSSKTQSDHSRPEQPDVEEISSEGTVSDHPVSEHEAGIQE, translated from the exons TACTACTATGAATGTGTTATTTGTGATCTTGGTGGGAACTTGTTGTGTTGTGATAACTGTCCCAGGACCTATCATCTACAATGCCTTGATCCACCTCTTAAG CGCATCCCAATGGGAAAGTGGCAATGCCCAAAGTGCTGTAAGAAGACCGATTCACTCAAGCCCATTACTCATCTGGATTCAATTTCCAAACGAGCAAGATCAAAAACTATCAAGACAAAAGCTCAAACTGGAATAAAGTCACCTACTACTGAGAAAGTGTCCCGGATTTTTGGAACATCCATtattgcaaagaaaagatcatcctCTAGTAAAGGAAAATCTGATGTAGCTCAGGGAGTGGATACTTTGAAAAAGGAACCAGAAACCTCTCATATAGATGTACCTTCTACCCCTAAACCAAGTCTTACATCCATTGGTGGTGCTGAGGAAGGTGGTGCTTCTTGTGTGAATGTTGATGATGAGAAGACTCCTGTTGCATCTCCAACAGGTTCATCTGCTGAAAGGAAGTTAACTCCTGTAGCTGGTGGTTCATCATGTATGAATGTTGATGATGGAATGAAGCCAGTTGCATCTCCAACAGGTTCATCAGCTGAAAGGAAGTTAAATCCTGTAGCTGGTGAGGTTTTGTCTCATTCTAAGAGTACAAACTCAGAGAAAAATGATGAAGCACCTGAAGCGAAGCATGAATTGTCTTGTGATAATGAGTCTCCCACAGACAAAGTTGTTCTTGCAATTGGTGTAGCCACAAggaaagacagaaaaagaaagcAGAAAGTCAGCGATGAGGCAAGTCAAAAGAAGCGTAAGAGTGATAAGGGTAAGCGTACTGTCAGTACTTCTAAAAAGAAGGGGTCCAAAGCAAATAATATTGGCCCTGGAACTAGTAAAACTCATCAGAAACAGAAACAGAAGCCTGTTAACCATGGGGTTTCTGCATCTTTGTCAAAGGATGATGATGGGAGCAAGAATTTTGATACTCAGAAAAAAGATGAG CTTTCTGAGGGTGCAGAGCAACAGTCCGATGAGTTAGATAAAGGAATTCTCAATCCCCCGCTGAGATGTGAAGACAGTGTTCCTGCCGAACTTCTGCAG GTTGATCGAGTTCTAGGCTGTCGGGTTCAAG TAAATCCAAGCAGACTTTCAGAGGAGAATTCTGTTTGTGATATTGATTCAGATACAGTAACTGCTGAAAATCTTACTGAGGGTTGCCCTAAGACTCTGAAAGGTTCTGATAAAGAAGAAAGCACAAAGAATGATGTCAGAGTGGATAAAATGAATGTATATAGAAGGTCTGTCACTAAGAAATGCAAAGGAGGGGATTCTTTGGACTTATTGAACAAAGACACTAAGGATTCAGATTGTGCAATCATAAATGGTAAGGATCAAGATGAATCCGTGGTAAGTGTAGAAGATTCaggaaaaagaaatgagaaaactGTAGTAGAAGAGTTGACTGCTGATGTTAATGTGAAAAGTCATGGCGCCACTGAAGCTCCAAAAGTTTGTGAAACGCCTGCTAAAACGAAAGAGATGGGTGCAGAAATGAAAATACGTAgcagtgttgaaaataaagtccAAGAACCTGCTGTGACTGAATCAGCATGTTCTAAAGAGGAGACGGTCtcatatgaattttttgttaaatGGGTGGGGATGTCCCATATGCATAATAGTTGGATTTCTGAATCCCAGCTGAAAATTCTGGCGAAGAGAAAACTAGAAAATTATAAGGCCAAATATGGGACAACTGTGATAAATATCTGTGAGGAAAAGTGGAAGAAGCCTCAGCGAGTTATTTCTCTCCGTGTTACAAATAATGGCCGGGAAGCTTTTGTGAAGTGGACTGGTCTTCCATATGATGAATGCACTTGGGAAAGGTTAGATGAACCTGTTCTTCAGCAATCTTCTCATCTAATTAATCTGTTTGAACAGTTTGAACGTCAAACATTGGAAAAAGATGCTACTAAGGATGAAGCTAGGGCAAAGGGTGAGCAGCAGCATGATATTGTTACTTTGGCAGATCAACCTAAAGAATTGAAGGGAGGCTCTCTATTTCCCCATCAGCTTGAAGCACTTAACTGGCTGCGTAGATGTTGGCATAAATCCAAAAATGTTATACTTGCTGATGAAATGGGGCTTGGAAAAACTGTATCTGCTGTCGCCTTTATTTCGTCACtttattttgagtttaaagcTACTCTGCCATGTCTAGTGCTGGTTCCACTTTCTACTATGCCTAACTGGCTTGCTGAGTTTTCATTATGGGCTCCTGATTTAAATGTTGTGGAGTATCATGGTTGCGCCAAAGCAAGAGCCATCATTCGCCAGTATGAATGGCATGCTAGTGATTCGAATGAATTGAGTAGGAAAACAGCTTCGTACAAATTTAATGTTCTTTTAACTACTTATGAAATGATTCTTGTGGACTCATCTCATTTGCGTGGTGTTCCTTGGGAAGTTCTTGTGGTTGATGAGGGTCATCGCTTGAAAAATTCAGGAAGTAAGCTGTTTAGCTTGCTCAACACATTCTCTTTCCAGCATCGTGTTCTATTGACTGGAACCCCGCTCCAGAATAACATTGGTGAGATGTATAACTTGCTTAATTTCTTGCAGCCAGCTTCCTTCCCTTCTTTATCTTCGTTTGAGGAGAAATTTAATGATCTCACAACTGCGGAAAAGGTCGAAGAATTAAAGAAACTTGTTGCTCCTCATATGCTTCGAAGACTTAAAAGGGATGCCATGCAAAATATTCCCCCTAAAACTGAACGAATGGTGCCTGTTGAACTGTCATCCATTCAAGCTGAATACTACCGTGCAATGCTAACTAAGAACTACCAGATATTACGGAATATTGGGAAGGGGGTTGCACAGCAGTCAATGTTAAACATTGTGATGCAACTGAGAAAGGTTTGTAATCATCCATATCTCATACCAGGTACTGAGCCTGAGTCTGGATCACTAGAGTTTCTTCATGAAATGCGTATAAAAGCTTCAGCCAAGTTGACTCTTTTGCATTCCATGCTTAAAGTCCTATATAGAGAAGGCCATAGAGTTCTTATCTTTTCACAAATGACTAAGCTTCTTGATATCCTTGAGGATTATTTAACCATAGAATTTGGCCCTAAAACATACGAGAGAGTTGATGGCTCTGTTTCAGTTGCTGATCGTCAAACAGCGATATCAAGGTTCAACCAAGATAAAAGTCGATTTGTCTTCTTGCTATCAACACGTTCTTGTGGTCTTGGTATCAATTTGGCAACAGCTGACACTGTTATAATTTATGATTCTGATTTCAACCCACATGCTGACATCCAAGCTATGAATCGGGCACATCGAATTGGACAATCAAACAGACTTTTAGTATACAGGCTTGTAGTTCGTGCCAGTGTGGAAGAGCGGATCTTGCAACTTGCTAAAAAGAAGCTAATGCTTGATCAGCTGTTTGTCAACAAGTCTGGATCCCAAAAGGAAGTAGAAGACATTCTGCGATGGGGAACGGAAGAACTCTTCATTGATTCTTCTAGTGGGAAAGATTCAGGTGAAGGTAAGAACAATAAAGAAGATGCATTAGTGGATACAGATCATAAGCACCGGAAGAGGGTTGGTGGTCTCGGAGATGTGTACCAAGACAAATGTACTGATGGCAGCAACAAGATTGTGTGGGATGAAAGTGCAATTTTGAAATTGCTTGATCGTACAAACCTTCAGTCTGGACCAACTGATGCCGAGGGGGATTTGGAAAATGATATGCTTGGCTCAGTAAAG TCTGTTGAATGGAATGATGAAACAACAGAAGAACCAGGGGGAGGTGAATCTCCTTCAGCTGTTGCTGATGATATTTTGGAGCAGACTTCTGAGAAGAAAGAAGATAATGTGCTAAATGGTACTGAAGAAAATGAATGGGACAAACTTTTGCGTGTGAG GTGGGAGAAATATCAAAGTGAGGAGGAAGCAGCCCTTGGTAGAGGGAAGCGACAAAGGAAAGCCGTCTCCTATAGAGAGGCATATACTCCACATCCCAATGAGACAACGACCGAG CAGAGTGGCGGGGAAGAAGAGAAGGAACCAGAAACAGAGCCAGAGCGGGATTATACACCAGCAGGACGGGCTCTTAAAGCAAAGTA TACTAAACTCCGTGCTCGACAAAAAGAACGGCTTGCTAGGAGGAATGCAATTGAAGAAGTTCGTCCCAGTGAGGGATTTCCTGGACTTGAGTCGGTAGCACAGTGTCCTTCCATCAATGGAAGAGAAGGGGATCATGTTAATCAATCTGATCAACAGTCAGATAAAGATAAGTGTTTGATAATTGACTTGGAGGATGATAAACATGCTCAATCATTAGATGAACCAAAGAACAAAGATGATTCAATTTTAAGGCTTGGGAGGCTGTCAAAACATAAAACAAGTGGACAATTGGATCTTTCTGTCAACCCTCTTCACCAGTCTTCTCCTGACATGATCCTTCCAAGTAGCAATCATCAAGGCACAAGCTATAACCAATCTCTACCTTCCAACAACTTGTTGCCAGTTCTTGGGCTTTGTGCTCCCAATGCTAGTCAGTTTGACTCATTTCATAAAAACTTCTCAAGATCAAATTGTCGGCAAGGCAGGCCAGGAACTGGACCAGAGTTTCCATTCAATTTAGCTCCAACTACAGGAGCTTCAATTGAGAAAGAAGCAAAAGGTCAAGAGACTACCTTGGACAAATTTAAATTGCAAGATTCACCTCCCGAAGTTTTACAACGTCTTAAAATTGGAAACCAAGATAGTTGGCTCCCGTTTAACCCG TATCCTTCTGCTTCTTCACAAGGAAAAATTTTTGATCGATTAGAAAGTTCTGGTGCTAGTTCTTCTGATTTTCAGGAAAAGATGCCACTGCCTAATTTACCTTTTGATGAGAAATTGCTTCCTCGGTTCTCCCTTCCTACCAAAGGCATGATGACATCACATCATGACCTGTTGCCTAGCTTATCTTTAGGGAGTAGGCTTGATGCTGTGACTGAGTCAGTGCAAGACCTTCCTACAATGCCATTGCTGCCCAATTTAAAATATCCTCCACAAGATGTGCCTAGGTACAATCAGCAAGAGAGGGACATGCCTCCAACATTGGGTTTGGGTCAGTTGCCTCCCATTTCTTCTTTTCCTGAAAACCATAGGAGGGTGCTTGAAAATATTATGATGAGGACTGGATCTGGATCTGGATCTGGGAACTTGTATAAAAAGAAATCGAAGGTAGAGGGCTGGTCAGAGGATGAACTGGATTTTCTCTGGATTGGTGTTCGTAGACACGGACGAGGTAGTTGGGATGCCATGCTTAGAGACCCCAGGCTAAGATTTTCAAAGTACAAAACTTCAGAAGATTTGGCAGCTAGGTGGGAGGAGGAGCAACTTAAAATTCTGGATGGGCCAGCTTTTCCAGTTCAAAAATTCCCCAAGCTAACGAAAACCACCAAACCTTCTTCCTTGTTTCCAAGCATTCCTGATGGAATGATGACGCGGGCACTGCAAGGTAGTAGATTTGTTGCACCCTCAAAATTTCAAACTCACCTGACTGATATGAAGTTGGGTTTTGGAGATCTAGCTTCTAGCCTGCCTCACTTTGAGCTATCAGATCAACTTGGTTTGCAAAATGATAGTTTTCCCCCTATTCCAACATGGAATCCTGACAAATCTCGTGCAAACTTTTCTGGAGATTCAGTTGCTGGGCCCTCTGATAGGCCAGGGCCATCTGTGAGTGTACCTGGTGAGAAACCTTTTTTTCTCAATTCCTTTGGAGCCAGCAACTTGGGTTCAAGTTTGAATTGCTCCAGTAGCCCTGATTTACACAGGAAGGAGGACGATTATGGTTCAATGAAGCATGGGAAGTTGCCTAGTGTTCTTGATAAATCGCTAAATATGTTACGTGATTCCCTCAATAATGGTGGAAATGGTGAATCTGCCAGCTCTGGGTTTCTCTCCGATCCAAATAAAGGGCTGAATCTTTCTTATTCAAAGGGAAAAGAAGTAGCTGGAAATAGTTCTTCCAAGAACAAGTTACCTCACTGGCTTCGTGAAGCTGTTAGTACTCCTGCAAAACCTCCAGATCCTGATCTACCACCAACTGTTTCAGCAATAGCTCAGTCAGTTCGTGTACTGTATGGAGAAGATAAGCCTACCATTCCCCCATTTGTGGTACCTGGGCCCCCTCCTCCTCAACCAAAGGACCCGAGACACagtctaaaaaagaaaaagaaacggaAGTCGCACATCTTCAGGCAGGTCCTACCGGACACAGCTGGAAGTAGTAGTCTCTCTCCTGCATGCTCAATTCCGTTGGCACCACCATTTCAATTGCTTCCACAATCAGTTACTGGAACTGCAGGGCTTCCTTTGATTGAATCTGATTACAGCAGGTCTCCTCGTAACTTAAGCATGATGAATCCATCATCTTCATCGGCGTATCTTATTCCACCAAAGAAATCAAGCATGGGATTATCCCCCTCCCCTGAAGTGCTTCAACTAGTAGCATCTTGTGTTGCTCCAGGGCCACACTTGTCATTAACTTCTGGCATGACAAATTCTAGCTTACATGATGGCAAACTTCCATTGCCAAAATCTGTTAACGAAGTTGGATATCCAGATTCACTAGGTGTATCTGTCAAAGGGAAAACTAAACTGAGCCCGACCATTGATGTCCAGGATCAATCTCCAGAGGAGAGGCAAGATGAACCTGATTGTGGGGATTCTAGCAAGACTCAGTCAGATCATTCTCGACCTGAACAACCTGATGTAGAGGAAATATCATCAGAAGGCACTGTGTCAGATCATCCTGTGAGTGAGCATGAAGCTGGTATACAGGAGTAA